One Eulemur rufifrons isolate Redbay chromosome 12, OSU_ERuf_1, whole genome shotgun sequence genomic window carries:
- the LEPROTL1 gene encoding leptin receptor overlapping transcript-like 1 has product MAGIKALISLSFGGAVGLMFLMLGCALPIYNQYWPLFVLFFYILSPIPYCIARRLVDDTDAMSNACKELAIFLTTGIVVSAFGLPIVFARAHLIEWGACALVLTGNTVIFATILGFFLVFGSNDDFSWQQW; this is encoded by the exons ATGGCCGGCATCAAAG CTTTGATTAGTTTGTCCTTTGGAGGAGCAGTCGGGCTGATGTTTTTGATGCTTGGATGTGCCCTGCCAATATACAA ccaATACTGGCCcctctttgttctgtttttttacaTCCTTTCACCTATTCCATACTGCATAGCAAGAAGATTAGTGGATGATACAGATGCTATGAGTAACGCTTGTAAGGAACTTGCCATATTTCTTACAACAGGCATTGTTGTCTCAGCTTTTGGACTCCCTATCGTATTTGCCAGAGCACATCTG ATTGAGTGGGGAGCTTGTGCGCTTGTTCTCACAGGAAACACAGTCATCTTTGCAACTATACTAGGCTTTTTCTTGGTCTTTGGAAGCAATGATGACTTCAGCTGGCAGCAGTGGTGA